One stretch of Thalassophryne amazonica chromosome 19, fThaAma1.1, whole genome shotgun sequence DNA includes these proteins:
- the ipcef1 gene encoding interactor protein for cytohesin exchange factors 1, with product MAADDYNPVSLRHRSKKKTRGGNGTMSRRRISVKELGQPDHQGWLYRKKESKGFLGMKWKKYWFVLKKTALYWYSNQLAEKAEGYIDLANFIIDRAIECKKKHAFKVCHPQVMMFYFAAESHEEMNLWLNKLGLASIQYEAAQRNTAAECYSEASDHEEAESTEIPPPPYSEQSLQDTVDQAGPPGSTYQGTLPPPYSVAVSSDTNGSLSTPISTMTSQSSASSLAKQRQSWLDLVSQASPAAVETAVVCSVQVHSHQLPHEEMLEEGDAHPQDSSDMASNEEVSAEDDMPPDNLGQGHGETSSDEMEKLYIHLKEASLSPIGDRKPSTKRDFRASFIKRCKNQTVNNKLHLIRTLNSTLKSKEADLQAIEQVLSDPELTSDKFRQWKEAHAVLVQEICPKTEQQEATETTKAPSSSSSVVSAAVETSL from the exons GTCTCCCTCCGGCACAGATCCAAGAAGAAGACTCGAGGAG GCAATGGCACAATGAGCAGAAGACGGATCTCGGTCAAGGAGCTGGGTCAGCCGGACCACCAGGGCTGGCTTTACAGGAAGAAAGAGAGCAAAGGCTTCCTGGGGATGAAATGGAAGAAGTACTGGTTCGTGCTGAAGAAGACGGCGCTCTACTGGTACAGCAACCAGCTG GCGGAAAAGGCTGAGGGCTACATCGACCTCGCCAACTTCATTATTGACAGAGCCATCGAGTGCAAGAAGAAACA CGCCTTCAAAGTCTGCCACCCACAGGTCATGATGTTTTATTTTGCTGCTGAGAGCCACGAGGAGATGAACCT atggtTGAACAAACTTGGTTTAGCGTCCATTCAATATGAAGCGGCACAGAGAAACACAGCAGCTG AGTGTTACAGTGAAGCCAGCGACCATGAAGAAGCCGAAAGCACGGAGATCCCTCCTCCGCCGTACTCTGAACAGAGCCTGCAGGACACTGTGGACCAGGCCGGCCCGCCTGGTAGCACATATCAG GGCACACTTCCACCGCCTTACTCAGTCGCGGTCTCCAGTGACACCAACGGCTCGCTATCCACGCCTATCAGTACGATGACATCACAGAGCTCGGCCTCCTCGCTCGCAAAGCAACGGCAGTCCTGGCTGGACCTTGTCTCTCAGGCGTCTCCTGCCGCTGTGGAAACGGCAGTGGTTTGCTCAGTCCAGGTGCACTCCCACCAGCTGCCACACGAGGAGATGTTAGAGGAGGGCGACGCCCACCCACAGGACTCTTCAGACATGGCATCCAATGAAGAAGTCTCTGCTGAGGACGATATGCCTCCTGATAACTTGGGACAAG GGCATGGGGAGACCAGCTCAGACGAAATGGAGAAGTTGTACATTCATCTGAAAGAGGCGAGTCTCTCGCCAATAGGAGACCGAAAACCATCCACCAAAAGGGACTTCAGGGCCTCCTTTATAAAACGCTGTAAAAACCAGACTGTCAACAACAAACTGCACCTCATCAGGACACTCAACAGTACATTAAAG TCAAAAGAGGCGGACTTACAGGCAATCGAGCAGGTGCTGTCCGATCCAGAGCTCACATCAGACAAATTCAGACAGTGGAAGGAGGCTCATGCAGTCCTTGTGCAGGAGATCTGTCCAAAAACTGAGCAGCAGGAGGCGACAGAGACAACGAAAGCTCCTTCGTCATCATCGTCCGTCGTTTCTGCTGCGGTGGAGACCAGTTTGTGA